The following are encoded in a window of Nitrospinota bacterium genomic DNA:
- the purB gene encoding adenylosuccinate lyase, whose amino-acid sequence MIERYSLKEMRELWSLENKFRVWLKIEVLACEAHADLGNIPKESLKVIQERSNFDIARIDEIEKETRHDVIAFLTSVAEYVGPDSRFIHMGLTSSDVVDTALCYLCKEAGEIIIKKIDRLMDVLKAKAYEYKDVPCMGRTHGVHAEPTTFGLKMALFYQEMKRNRKRLAAAIENISVGLISGAVGTHAHLSQDIEKYVCEKMGLKPAEISTQIIQRDRHAEYLATMAIIASSMDNIALEIRHLQRTEVLEAEEFFAKGQKGSSAMPHKRNPVNCEQICGLARVVRGNAQAGLENVALWHERDISHSSVERVIIPDSTMLVDYMLDKTARIMENLLVYPERMMRNIGRSFGLFYSQRLLLALIETGITREEAYAMVQKQAMRAWEEEKPFRDLVIADKAISMRLEKEKIEELFDLNYYLRKVDDIFRRVFSN is encoded by the coding sequence ATGATAGAAAGATATTCGCTAAAGGAGATGAGAGAGCTCTGGTCTTTGGAAAACAAGTTCAGGGTATGGCTGAAAATAGAGGTTCTCGCCTGCGAGGCGCACGCGGATCTGGGGAATATCCCAAAAGAGTCGCTGAAAGTTATACAGGAAAGATCGAATTTTGATATTGCCCGTATTGACGAGATAGAAAAGGAGACACGGCACGACGTAATAGCCTTTCTTACGAGTGTGGCCGAATATGTAGGCCCCGATTCAAGGTTTATCCATATGGGGCTGACCTCATCCGATGTTGTAGACACGGCGCTTTGCTACCTGTGCAAGGAGGCCGGGGAGATAATAATTAAAAAGATCGACAGGCTTATGGATGTTCTCAAGGCGAAGGCATACGAGTATAAGGATGTTCCATGCATGGGGCGGACACACGGGGTACACGCGGAACCGACAACTTTCGGCCTGAAGATGGCCCTTTTCTACCAGGAGATGAAGAGGAACAGGAAGAGGCTTGCGGCCGCTATCGAGAATATCTCGGTGGGCCTCATCTCCGGCGCGGTAGGCACCCATGCCCACCTCAGCCAGGACATAGAGAAGTATGTCTGCGAAAAGATGGGGCTGAAACCGGCGGAGATATCGACGCAGATAATTCAGCGCGACCGCCACGCGGAGTACCTGGCGACTATGGCCATCATAGCTTCAAGCATGGACAATATCGCCCTCGAGATACGGCATCTTCAGAGGACGGAAGTGCTGGAAGCCGAAGAGTTTTTCGCCAAGGGGCAGAAAGGCTCCTCTGCCATGCCGCACAAGAGAAACCCGGTTAACTGCGAACAGATCTGCGGCCTTGCCAGGGTAGTAAGGGGGAACGCGCAGGCGGGGCTGGAAAACGTGGCTTTGTGGCACGAAAGGGATATCAGCCATTCATCGGTGGAGAGGGTGATAATTCCCGATTCAACGATGCTGGTCGATTATATGCTCGATAAAACCGCACGGATAATGGAAAACCTCCTCGTCTATCCCGAAAGGATGATGAGGAATATCGGGCGTTCATTCGGCCTTTTCTACTCGCAAAGGCTCCTTTTGGCGCTGATCGAAACCGGGATAACGCGCGAGGAGGCGTACGCGATGGTTCAAAAACAGGCGATGCGGGCATGGGAAGAGGAAAAGCCTTTCCGCGACCTGGTTATTGCCGACAAAGCGATTTCCATGAGGCTTGAAAAGGAAAAGATTGAAGAACTGTTCGACCTGAATTACTATTTGAGGAAGGTTGACGATATTTTTCGAAGGGTTTTTTCCAACTGA
- a CDS encoding DinB family protein produces MIVDELLSCLEKTPVILREMIDSIPREPSWRLTERRIEGKWSIHEHACHIVKVQPMLTERARKFIEEEAPKFVPYFPGKSTPPDELLKMDLAETLEKFSALRKEFIDVIRSAPAKAWKKKAEHPEYLEYTLLIMVRHVLLHDHVHMYRMEELWLTREMKK; encoded by the coding sequence ATGATTGTCGATGAGCTGTTGTCCTGTCTGGAAAAGACGCCGGTCATTTTAAGGGAGATGATAGATTCAATCCCCAGGGAGCCGTCATGGCGGCTTACCGAGAGGAGGATCGAGGGGAAGTGGTCGATACACGAGCATGCCTGCCACATTGTGAAGGTTCAGCCGATGCTTACCGAAAGAGCGAGGAAATTCATCGAGGAGGAGGCTCCGAAATTCGTCCCCTACTTTCCGGGGAAAAGCACCCCGCCGGACGAGCTTCTGAAAATGGATCTTGCGGAAACGCTCGAAAAGTTTTCGGCATTGCGCAAGGAGTTTATAGATGTGATAAGGAGCGCCCCCGCGAAGGCGTGGAAGAAAAAAGCGGAGCATCCGGAATACCTCGAATACACGCTCCTCATCATGGTGAGGCATGTTCTGTTGCACGACCATGTCCACATGTACCGCATGGAGGAACTCTGGCTTACGCGCGAGATGAAAAAATAA
- a CDS encoding class I SAM-dependent methyltransferase, which translates to MPTSTYSHINTVCAYLQEARPKSFLDVGLGNGKIGFIARDLLDVMLGEKYHRKDWKVKIDGIEIFPDYIQEHQKAIYNDIYIGNALEVIDGLGKYDMVYIGDVLEHFEKEDGWMMLDKMADHSSAYMIVSVPLGENWTQPPIYGNPHEEHKSFWKLEELEHYSIAKELLNFPKIGQYGTFLIRRNEFIHARAREVAEAMYADGKGEAAIEFMVNRIEDLPPDIMSEYVVVDFLLNLKKLKEAHKRLTEAAKLFPGEEVIKQHLAQLEKVLNTA; encoded by the coding sequence ATGCCTACAAGCACTTATTCACATATAAACACCGTCTGCGCGTATCTTCAGGAGGCGAGGCCGAAATCGTTTTTGGACGTCGGGCTCGGGAACGGCAAGATAGGATTCATCGCGCGCGACCTCCTCGATGTAATGCTCGGCGAGAAGTATCACAGAAAAGATTGGAAAGTGAAGATCGACGGGATAGAGATATTCCCCGATTACATCCAGGAACACCAAAAAGCGATCTACAACGACATATATATCGGCAATGCGCTGGAAGTGATAGATGGTCTTGGCAAGTACGATATGGTCTACATCGGCGACGTTCTTGAGCATTTTGAAAAGGAGGATGGGTGGATGATGCTCGACAAGATGGCCGATCACTCTTCAGCCTACATGATAGTCTCGGTTCCGCTCGGCGAGAACTGGACACAGCCCCCCATCTACGGCAATCCGCACGAAGAGCATAAATCTTTCTGGAAACTGGAGGAACTGGAGCACTACTCGATAGCGAAAGAGCTCCTTAATTTTCCGAAGATCGGGCAGTACGGAACATTCCTGATACGCCGGAACGAATTTATTCATGCCCGCGCCAGAGAGGTCGCCGAGGCGATGTATGCTGACGGCAAAGGGGAGGCCGCCATTGAATTTATGGTGAACAGGATAGAGGACCTCCCCCCGGATATCATGAGCGAGTATGTCGTTGTGGATTTCCTTCTTAATCTGAAAAAGCTGAAAGAGGCGCACAAACGTCTCACCGAGGCGGCAAAACTCTTCCCCGGCGAGGAGGTAATAAAACAGCATCTCGCCCAGCTCGAAAAAGTCCTCAACACAGCCTAG
- a CDS encoding MBL fold metallo-hydrolase, which translates to MKLCVLGSGSEGNATLVYTDTTALLVDVGFVARTMEKRFDAIGFDPSRLDAFLITHEHSDHMRGAEILSKKYSIPVYMTAGTANNVSARFKRCGRIKTFRPEVNFSVGDIEVNPFPIPHDVAEPVGFLLESNGRSAVNVTDIGCVTTRVVEKLRKANLAVVEANHNPAMLANGPYPAFLKRRIAGNEGHLSNEQCAELLGHAMGNGLSSVIFAHISRTNNQPEHVEEIARGIFAGTDVKYELASQDIPGTVFEV; encoded by the coding sequence ATGAAATTATGCGTGCTTGGGAGCGGCAGCGAAGGGAACGCGACGCTGGTCTATACGGACACGACGGCCCTGCTTGTGGACGTCGGATTCGTCGCCCGCACGATGGAGAAGCGCTTTGACGCAATCGGTTTCGACCCGTCACGTCTCGACGCTTTCCTGATAACCCACGAGCATTCGGATCACATGCGGGGCGCGGAGATACTCTCAAAAAAATATTCGATACCGGTCTATATGACAGCAGGGACCGCGAACAATGTATCGGCGCGGTTTAAAAGGTGCGGAAGGATCAAGACCTTCAGGCCGGAAGTGAACTTTTCCGTCGGCGATATAGAGGTGAATCCGTTCCCAATCCCTCACGATGTTGCCGAGCCTGTCGGCTTTCTCCTGGAATCGAACGGCAGAAGCGCGGTGAATGTGACAGATATCGGATGCGTCACGACGCGCGTGGTGGAAAAACTGAGGAAGGCGAACCTGGCGGTAGTCGAAGCGAACCATAACCCGGCGATGCTGGCCAACGGGCCGTATCCGGCGTTTCTGAAAAGAAGGATAGCCGGCAACGAAGGGCATCTTTCGAACGAGCAGTGCGCGGAACTTCTGGGGCATGCGATGGGGAACGGACTTTCGTCTGTGATATTCGCCCACATCAGCAGGACGAATAATCAGCCTGAGCATGTGGAGGAAATCGCCAGGGGCATCTTTGCCGGAACTGATGTAAAGTACGAGCTTGCGTCGCAGGATATACCAGGAACGGTTTTTGAGGTTTAA
- a CDS encoding cyclic nucleotide-binding domain-containing protein: protein MLDRESLKILMNEVPVFDQLTGTQRETLAEFINYAFCGQGKALFKEGDKGGSLYYIISGRVEIQKRGAGGKKSVLSVYRKGVTIGEMSLLEPDAVRSATIVAVEDTELLQLSRQNFEEILRNHPEIGIQMMRNIALHLSLRLKDASGKVADLTAITKLTNEGRHEIPPDMKDKIKHDRRS, encoded by the coding sequence TTGTTAGACAGAGAATCACTAAAGATCCTGATGAACGAAGTTCCCGTGTTTGACCAGTTGACAGGCACCCAGCGTGAAACACTGGCCGAATTCATAAATTACGCCTTTTGCGGACAGGGGAAAGCGCTGTTCAAGGAAGGGGATAAAGGGGGAAGCCTCTACTACATCATCAGCGGACGGGTGGAAATACAGAAAAGGGGAGCAGGCGGCAAAAAATCGGTGCTCTCTGTTTACCGAAAAGGGGTTACCATCGGCGAGATGTCGCTACTGGAACCCGATGCGGTTCGCTCAGCCACTATCGTTGCCGTGGAGGATACCGAACTCCTTCAGCTCTCCCGGCAGAACTTCGAGGAAATACTCAGGAACCACCCGGAGATCGGCATACAGATGATGCGGAACATCGCCCTCCACCTCAGCTTACGGCTCAAGGATGCGAGCGGAAAAGTGGCAGACCTCACCGCGATCACAAAATTAACCAATGAGGGGCGACACGAGATACCCCCTGATATGAAGGACAAGATAAAACATGACCGCCGCTCTTGA
- a CDS encoding DNA alkylation repair protein — translation MDLNEVLARLEKSGSEKDRQGMARFGINAEKAFGVRIPVMRALAKEIGKDRALADRLWRSGYHEARILAGMVDDPKSVTERQMEEWVVEFNSWDLCDQVILNLFEKTPFAYKKAVEWHKRDEEFVKRAGYVLMARLAVCDKKADDAVFIRFFPFIKKGVTDERNFVKKAVNWAIRQIGKRNRALNKRTVAFCRELREIDSPSARWIVADAMRELTDEKTIGRLKK, via the coding sequence TTGGATTTAAACGAAGTTCTGGCTCGTCTCGAAAAGAGCGGCTCCGAAAAGGACCGGCAGGGGATGGCCCGTTTCGGCATCAATGCTGAAAAGGCGTTCGGAGTACGGATACCTGTCATGAGGGCACTGGCGAAAGAGATAGGGAAGGACAGAGCCCTTGCGGACAGGCTATGGAGATCTGGCTATCATGAAGCAAGGATACTTGCCGGGATGGTGGACGATCCGAAGAGCGTTACCGAACGGCAGATGGAAGAGTGGGTGGTCGAGTTTAACTCGTGGGACCTCTGCGATCAGGTGATATTGAACCTTTTCGAGAAGACCCCTTTTGCCTACAAGAAAGCTGTCGAATGGCACAAGCGCGATGAGGAGTTCGTAAAGCGGGCGGGATACGTCCTCATGGCGCGGCTTGCGGTATGCGATAAAAAAGCGGACGATGCGGTCTTTATCAGGTTTTTTCCCTTTATAAAAAAAGGGGTGACGGATGAACGCAACTTTGTTAAGAAGGCGGTGAACTGGGCCATCCGTCAGATAGGGAAGAGAAACAGGGCCCTGAACAAAAGGACGGTCGCCTTTTGCAGGGAACTTCGGGAGATAGATTCCCCCTCCGCCAGGTGGATAGTCGCCGATGCGATGAGGGAGCTGACAGACGAAAAAACAATAGGCAGATTGAAAAAATAG
- a CDS encoding phosphoribosylaminoimidazolesuccinocarboxamide synthase gives MSISIPEKGEALYEGKAKIIYATSDSDLYIQYFKDDASAFNAKKKGSIADKGVINNTLSSRIFEFLASNGVKTHLVKKLSDREQLVKKVTIIPVEVVMRNRVAGSLAKKMGKPEGTELKHPILEFYYKDDALDDPMINTDYVTAFGLGDEKEIDIISAEARKINSLLINFFKDHGLDLIDFKLEFGRYHNEVILADEISPDTCRLWDSKTGKKLDKDRFRFDLGDVEESYREVLGKVMEE, from the coding sequence ATGAGTATTTCAATTCCCGAAAAAGGCGAAGCGCTTTACGAAGGTAAGGCAAAGATAATCTACGCGACTTCCGATTCCGACCTGTACATTCAATATTTCAAGGATGATGCCTCCGCTTTCAACGCGAAAAAAAAGGGGAGCATCGCCGATAAAGGGGTAATAAACAACACCCTCTCTTCCAGAATATTCGAGTTTCTCGCCAGCAATGGAGTAAAAACCCATCTCGTGAAGAAGCTCTCCGATAGGGAACAACTCGTAAAGAAGGTCACCATAATCCCGGTCGAAGTGGTGATGCGCAACCGGGTCGCCGGGTCACTGGCTAAAAAGATGGGAAAGCCTGAAGGAACCGAGCTGAAACACCCGATACTTGAGTTCTATTACAAGGATGACGCGCTGGACGACCCGATGATAAACACTGATTATGTTACCGCTTTCGGCCTGGGGGATGAGAAGGAGATAGATATCATCAGCGCCGAGGCTAGAAAGATAAATTCACTTCTGATAAATTTTTTCAAAGATCACGGATTGGACCTTATCGATTTCAAGCTGGAGTTCGGCAGGTATCATAACGAAGTGATACTGGCAGATGAGATATCGCCCGATACATGCCGCCTGTGGGACAGCAAAACCGGAAAGAAGCTCGATAAGGACCGCTTCAGGTTCGACCTCGGTGATGTCGAGGAATCGTACAGGGAAGTTCTCGGAAAGGTAATGGAAGAATGA
- the purS gene encoding phosphoribosylformylglycinamidine synthase subunit PurS, protein MKAQVRVTLRGGILDPQGKAVEHSLASLGFSSIKNVRVGKYIELELDAKDSESAKKSVEEMCEKLLSNPVTENFDVKVI, encoded by the coding sequence ATGAAGGCTCAGGTAAGGGTTACGTTAAGGGGCGGCATACTGGATCCGCAGGGAAAAGCGGTTGAGCATTCGCTCGCTTCACTCGGTTTTAGTTCCATAAAGAACGTCAGGGTTGGAAAATATATCGAGCTTGAGCTTGATGCCAAAGATTCCGAGTCGGCAAAAAAATCGGTTGAGGAGATGTGTGAAAAACTGCTCAGCAATCCGGTTACTGAAAATTTTGATGTCAAAGTCATATAG